The genome window CAGTTGGAATGAGGGCGCAGCCCGATTGGAAGTGCGCCGGGCATGGCGCAGTGATTGAAGGTGAAAGTCCTTTATGGGACCTATCGGAGGAAACCATGAGCTAAAAGCAGTTGCACGAACCGACAACAGTGGCCGAGGTTACGGGTGCCGGTTTTGCCGTGAGGTCGTGTGAGATGGAAGCTTGTAGCGAACTGCAGCACCGAACGAAAGTGAATCTCCAAGCAGGCCTTCCGGTCTGGGCCAGCGGGCTTCCATCCGTGACGCCCGATATCCGATCGTGGTCGGGGGGTATTGGAGGCGGGAGCGGCGGGACATCACTGTGTCTTACCCCGGGAGATCTCGAACGATCCAGGCAATGCGTCGAAAGACCAACTGACCTGGTAGGCATGGGTGGAGGAAACAACCCCAAGCCGATGTCGATCGAGAAGTCGGATCATCTCGTAGTAGTGACGAAGCCGGGTAATGCTGGTGGAGCGAAGGGGATGACAAGTTGAAAAGTTCTGAATCACGTCAACTGAGATTCGTGTTTGCCGACAACTCGAAAGAGAGCGAGGCTGCCCCGAAAGCGGACGTATCTGCTGGACGGTCATACTTGCTGCATCAAGCGGATCACAATTTGACGAACGAAACAGACGCCCCGATAGAAGATCGCGATGCAAATCAAGATCGTCTGTTGGAACGGGTGGCCTCGCTGTCAAATTTGGCACGAGCGCTACTATTTGTGGCACGTAACAAAGGTGCTGCCGGAGTCGATGGTGTATCGACCGAAGAAGTCGTGGAGGCAGCTCCCGATCTTCTGCCAGAGATTCTCCACGCTCTGATTTCGGGAACGTACATGCCAGGCGATATCCGTCGTGTCTGGATTCCCAAACCTGGCGGAGGTGAGCGTGGACTGGGCATTCCCAATGTCATTGATCGGCTCGTTCAACAGGCGGTCTTGCTTCAGCTCGAACAGATCTTTGAACCAACCTTTCATGATAGCAGTCACGGGTTCCGCCGTTATCGCGGAGCCCAAACCACCATTACCGAAGCTAAAGGCTACTTCAATAAAGGATACGGCATTACAGTCGATATCGACTTGTCGAAGTTCTTTGATCGCGTCCACCATCAACGGCTACTCGGACGAATGTCCCAGCGTGTCGAGGATGGTCGCGTGCTGAAGTTGGTTCATCGGATGCTCAAGGCAAAGGTGGTGATGCCAGATGGAACATGCGTGGTCAGCGAAGAAGGCACTCCGCAAGGCGGCCTACTGTAAGATGAATCTGGAACGGATCTACTGCTTGTGGCGCCGGAAAGAGCTTTAAAAAACGGGAAACAGCGAAATAAAAAATCACTGGGCACAGCAGCGACTCCTAAATGAGAACAGCCCTACCCCCTGCGTGCATCATTTTCTTTCTGGCGATTAAGAATATTCGTGGTTTGCATCGCGCTTGCGATATCCGTCAGGAACAGTGACCATCGTCACCATTCTCATGGATGAAGCGTTGACAAAGGAAAATATTGCAGTGTTGTACGTCTTTAGCTGGAACGCGGAACTCGATCCGCGCTCGATCAAAAACATGCTCAACTTGGGACACCTGCTCTGCAAGTTACCGGCAATAACTCGCTGTGAGCTCTGGGCTACAATCTCTGGATCCGCATACCGGCAACCAGAAAACATGCGCGTCGAGTCGACTATGAATATGAGCGGTGTGAAACCGCCAGTATTTTCATGTTCACGGAACCTTTGTCGGGCTTGCGGGAAGTCCGAGTCCGCGATAAGCGGACCAAAGTAGACTGGGCGATTGAAATGGAGCGGCTGCTGACATTACGTTATCGCTCTGCCAGAAAAGTCATCGTCATCTGCGACACTTTGCACACGCATACCAATGGAGCATTTTATGAGGCCTTTCCAGCTGAGAAGGCGCGTTCGCTGGTCCATCAGATTAAATTTGGCCAGACGCCGAAGCACGGCGGTTAGCTGAACATCGTTGAAAACAAAGTGCGTGCAATGCCCCGGTAGTCTATTACAGGTCGCCGCTTCGAATCCACGCGACTGTTGCGGAGGAAACTTGGTCCTGGTCTAAGAACTCCAACAAAAAGCAGCGGAGAGTGGACTGGCAGTTCAAAGTTCAGGACGCCAGATCGAAATTGAAGTCACTTTATCCCAAAATTAACTCCTGACACAGCACTATAATAAAGAAAAGTGAACTAATGTTGAACTTCGTCCACAGTTCAGTATATACTGGAATTTTGTCCTGACCATGGAATCCACTAATTAATATGTGTGATGAATTGTATTTTTCAAACGTTTTTCAACATTGATTGTGATTATCAATGGCAACTGAATGGTTCTACAAACAGTCTGAAGAAGAGCTGGGGCCATATCTCTTCAGTGACATGGTGGACATGGTGCGTGAAGAGCGTTTATTGCCTGACACCTTAGTGCGTCCCAGCTATATGGATGAGTGGCAACGGGCAGATTCTGTAGTGGGTCTGTTTTATATGGCGCGGAAAGAACCGGAGACCCTGCCCCCCGTTTCTTCTGAAGAAATGGACCCTGATAATGAATATGCTGATGAAAATGATCTAGATGTATTTCTGGCAAATTCAGATGAAACTGAGTCGACTGCTTCTGCTCTTCCGGAACAAAAATCTGAACGCCCGGGTTGGCTGAAACGGCTACTGTCATTGAGAGACAGCAAGATTCCTCCGGTTCCTCTCGCCCCCCAACGTGAGGTTCATGTCAATCTTCACGCTCCTGTTGACGGCAGCACGGAATCAGCGACCAGTTTGGAACAGCTTGAGGACGCGCTCAGCGATTCAGACAATCTAAACGATGATGTTGAAATAGGTGCTTATTCCGAAGAGACCTGGTCATCGACGGTGAACGCAGCTGTCGAGCGCGTCGATGCCCGGGCATCCAAACAGGAACAGACTTCACCTCCCAGACACATACTCCCCACATTCAGCTTTTCCTTTCGGGATCATCCTGCTTTTCGCAAGTTGCTGGTGGGTTGCGTTTTCATCCTCTGTGCGAGTCTGGGGATCTATGGATTTGTCAATTGGATGGGGCAGGGGAAACTCTATTTTCCTTTTATCGGATATACCTCGCCCCTGTTGTTTCTGGCATATGCTGGCTGCTCCTTACTGACGGTTCTTATGCTGGGACCACTGCTGGTCTATATTGCAGCGCCTTATTTGCGTCTCGGGTACCGAGTGGGGGCAGCTTTGGTGACCGCGAATATCACAATATTATTTCTGTTGAACTGGTCGGAAAAACAGAACATGATTTTCCCTTCACGCAGACCGACTGAAACCAAACTGATCTTTCCGCTCCTGGGAGAATGTTCCCCGTTTGCATACTGGATGTACTTTGTAGATTCCGTGGTCATTGTGGCTGTAGTGGCTTACTTTGCCGCCTGGTGGCTGGAGGCGCAAGCTGATGAAATCTAAACCTGGAAATATCGTACGAATCAACCACAGTTCTCTAACAGAGGCGTTTCGCCAGAGAGCAGGTTTTACCCTTGTCGAATTACTGGTTGCGACAGCGATCATCGGGATCTTAATTGCGCTGGCGCTTCCCGCGGTTCAGTCAGCACGCAACTCGGCCAGACAGTTGCAGTGTTTAAATAATATGCGCAATGTAAGTCTGGGACTGCTACAGGCGACAGACAGTGCGAATCGGTTCCCTGCTTGTGGTTATTTCGGAGATGGGACACCGACAGGTGGGGGCTCTTTTCGGAGCTGGGTTGTGGCCATTCTACCTTATATTGATCAGTCCAACCTGTACAATCAATGGGATGTTGACCTGAACTACAAAGACCCCGTTAATGCTCCCCTGGCCCAAACGCATCTCCCTGTCCTGACCTGCCCTGATGATATTACTGAAGTCCCCGGCCAGGGAAATCTGACTTACGTCGTCAGCAGTGGTGTCGGCTTTTCTGCAATGATTGGTGGAATCCATGACTGTCCAGTTGGTCCTTCATCAGGAAAGCTGGATTTGAATGGAAACGGGATTACATGCAACTCATCTACGGAGGGGGATGGAACACCGTCAGATCGGGAAATTTTTTTCCAGATGGGACTGTTTTTCAACGAAACGTGGAAAGGGGTTATTCGGGCCAAGCGTCACCATCAGATGTCTGGGCTTACAGATGGTGCTTCCAATACCATGCTGATTTCTGAGAATATTCGTACGGGGTATGATCCAGCCAGACCTGATTCAGCCAACTGGGCTTCGCCGAATCCCTATCTCACCAGTTTTTATATAGGCAATCCCTGCCTGAATGGCAACTGCGCTTCCGGAAACGTGGATTATAATCGCTCAAATTCAGGTCCAAGCAAGATTAACGCCGGAATCACTCAGCCCGAGGGGAGTGCCCCTTTTCCCAATTCACTGCACGAAGGAGGCGTTAACGTTGGATACTGTGATGGACACATTCAGTTTCTATCAGCAGACATTGACGGAAAAGTATATGCTGCTCTCGCCAGTCCCCAAGGGCAGGCATTAAGTGGTACGCCACTGGAACAATAAGCGTAGTATTTCAGAACTTCAGCTTCTGAATCTATCTAAAATTTAGCAGTAATAATGATCGCTCGAAATCAATTATGTACTCAGATTTAGGGGGGATGGCCTTTGGCACCTCGATCCTGGCCTCGAGGATGCTCTGCGTCATCAGCGGACCGGTGACACTTCTACCGACCGAAGCAGAATACGAATATGCCTGCCGTACCGGATCCAGATAACCAGCTTCTTATCAATCGCAAGGAAGTGGGAACCATCAATCCGAAACAGCCGCCTAGATGCGGCCTCCGCATCCTGTGACAATAGTCAGCTTGTATTCTGCAAATAAGATTGGATTGTTTGATATGCGAGCAAGTGTCTGGTAATGCTGCTCGTACTTTATCTCTCGAGATTGAGTCAATATGAAGGTTTCTAAATCCACCATCGGCTTCATCATGGCATGGATCCTGGTGAATGCAGGATTCTTTACCTTCCTTTCATCGAATCATGATAAAACCAAAACCGAAATCATTTTGGCTCCCGAGATTGTCAACGAATTTGAGTCCCTCCCGACTCCAAATCTGACAGGTA of Gimesia sp. contains these proteins:
- a CDS encoding reverse transcriptase domain-containing protein gives rise to the protein MKSSESRQLRFVFADNSKESEAAPKADVSAGRSYLLHQADHNLTNETDAPIEDRDANQDRLLERVASLSNLARALLFVARNKGAAGVDGVSTEEVVEAAPDLLPEILHALISGTYMPGDIRRVWIPKPGGGERGLGIPNVIDRLVQQAVLLQLEQIFEPTFHDSSHGFRRYRGAQTTITEAKGYFNKGYGITVDIDLSKFFDRVHHQRLLGRMSQRVEDGRVLKLVHRMLKAKVVMPDGTCVVSEEGTPQGGLL
- a CDS encoding transposase, whose translation is MPATRKHARRVDYEYERCETASIFMFTEPLSGLREVRVRDKRTKVDWAIEMERLLTLRYRSARKVIVICDTLHTHTNGAFYEAFPAEKARSLVHQIKFGQTPKHGG
- a CDS encoding DUF4339 domain-containing protein, with the protein product MATEWFYKQSEEELGPYLFSDMVDMVREERLLPDTLVRPSYMDEWQRADSVVGLFYMARKEPETLPPVSSEEMDPDNEYADENDLDVFLANSDETESTASALPEQKSERPGWLKRLLSLRDSKIPPVPLAPQREVHVNLHAPVDGSTESATSLEQLEDALSDSDNLNDDVEIGAYSEETWSSTVNAAVERVDARASKQEQTSPPRHILPTFSFSFRDHPAFRKLLVGCVFILCASLGIYGFVNWMGQGKLYFPFIGYTSPLLFLAYAGCSLLTVLMLGPLLVYIAAPYLRLGYRVGAALVTANITILFLLNWSEKQNMIFPSRRPTETKLIFPLLGECSPFAYWMYFVDSVVIVAVVAYFAAWWLEAQADEI
- a CDS encoding DUF1559 domain-containing protein, which translates into the protein MKSKPGNIVRINHSSLTEAFRQRAGFTLVELLVATAIIGILIALALPAVQSARNSARQLQCLNNMRNVSLGLLQATDSANRFPACGYFGDGTPTGGGSFRSWVVAILPYIDQSNLYNQWDVDLNYKDPVNAPLAQTHLPVLTCPDDITEVPGQGNLTYVVSSGVGFSAMIGGIHDCPVGPSSGKLDLNGNGITCNSSTEGDGTPSDREIFFQMGLFFNETWKGVIRAKRHHQMSGLTDGASNTMLISENIRTGYDPARPDSANWASPNPYLTSFYIGNPCLNGNCASGNVDYNRSNSGPSKINAGITQPEGSAPFPNSLHEGGVNVGYCDGHIQFLSADIDGKVYAALASPQGQALSGTPLEQ